The following are from one region of the Segatella oris genome:
- a CDS encoding cupin domain-containing protein, with the protein MKTIETVKNGKNFTVVNVGKLSDIKDYVLPLGNIEIPGKVFAGQALHATGSELSFQSFAPGQDSGFLHTHKNHEELYFILKGEGLYQVDGEEVSVTEGNIIRVAPEGRRALKNTGDSELLMLCVQYKGNTFTAEDATDGNILNDELKW; encoded by the coding sequence ATGAAAACAATTGAAACTGTCAAGAATGGAAAGAACTTTACAGTAGTAAATGTAGGCAAACTAAGTGACATCAAGGACTATGTATTGCCACTTGGTAACATTGAAATTCCTGGTAAGGTGTTTGCAGGCCAGGCCTTACATGCCACAGGAAGTGAACTCTCCTTTCAGAGTTTTGCGCCTGGACAGGATAGCGGCTTCCTGCATACTCACAAGAATCACGAAGAACTCTACTTCATTCTCAAAGGCGAAGGCCTTTACCAGGTAGACGGAGAAGAGGTTTCTGTGACCGAAGGAAACATTATCCGAGTGGCTCCCGAGGGTCGACGTGCACTCAAAAACACCGGAGACAGCGAGCTGTTAATGCTCTGTGTGCAGTACAAGGGCAACACTTTCACTGCAGAAGATGCAACAGACGGCAACATTTTGAATGATGAATTGAAATGGTAG
- a CDS encoding patatin family protein → MTNETIEMNATADNNIKTGLVLEGGALRGLYTMGIVDVLIENGIHFDGLIGVSAGAAFGCNYLSRQPGRALRYNQRFSHDWRYCSLRSWLCTGDLFGAEFAYHHLPKELDPFDFQTFKASKTDFYMVCTDVETGQPVYRLAHQDMPVDALCEWIRASASMPLVSRVVEIEGRKLLDGGVSDSIPLRYFQQQGYQRNLVILTQPRDYVKQPTAFMPLMRLSLRHYPNMIAALANRHVMYNAQLRYVEAQEKLGHTLVLAPEEKLPISHTSHNPKQMQQVYAIGRKQGLEHLERIKAFVKG, encoded by the coding sequence ATGACCAATGAGACAATAGAAATGAACGCAACAGCAGATAATAACATCAAGACAGGACTCGTGCTTGAAGGTGGTGCCCTGCGCGGACTTTACACCATGGGGATTGTAGATGTGCTCATCGAAAACGGCATCCACTTCGATGGTCTGATTGGAGTTTCGGCCGGAGCTGCCTTCGGTTGCAACTATCTCAGCCGTCAACCGGGGCGTGCCCTGCGTTATAATCAACGCTTTTCTCACGATTGGCGCTATTGCAGTCTGCGCTCATGGCTCTGCACGGGCGACCTTTTCGGAGCCGAATTTGCCTATCACCACTTACCTAAAGAACTCGACCCGTTTGATTTCCAAACGTTCAAAGCGAGTAAAACTGACTTTTATATGGTCTGCACGGATGTTGAAACAGGCCAACCTGTCTATCGTCTGGCCCATCAAGATATGCCAGTAGACGCTCTGTGTGAATGGATACGCGCTTCTGCCTCCATGCCTTTGGTGTCGCGTGTGGTTGAAATTGAAGGACGAAAACTGCTCGACGGCGGTGTTTCCGACTCCATTCCGCTCCGCTATTTCCAGCAACAGGGCTATCAACGTAATCTCGTTATCCTCACCCAACCCCGCGATTATGTCAAGCAGCCCACAGCCTTCATGCCGCTGATGCGCCTTTCTCTGCGCCATTATCCCAACATGATAGCTGCCTTGGCCAACCGACATGTGATGTATAACGCGCAACTCCGCTATGTAGAAGCACAGGAAAAACTCGGTCATACGCTTGTTCTTGCCCCCGAAGAAAAGCTTCCCATCAGCCACACTTCGCACAATCCAAAGCAGATGCAGCAGGTTTACGCGATAGGAAGAAAGCAGGGTTTAGAGCATTTGGAACGCATAAAGGCTTTTGTCAAAGGCTGA
- a CDS encoding SusC/RagA family TonB-linked outer membrane protein: MLNSNNRLTSRLLVILFMMCIPLIGVAQNAFSVEGVVKDANGEPIIGASVVENGTQNGTVTDIEGAYKLKVKNGNAALKISYLGYKTQTIALNGRGKLDVKLVDDAANLGEVVVIGYGTMDKKELTSAVSHVSSKDFTRVASVDPSMMIQGKVPGVSITNTGAGDPNNEASIQIRGVSSRAAGLGPLIVIDGVVGGNLTNLNPNDIESFDILKDGAASAIYGTRGSNGVILVTTKKGERDGVLHTSYNGNVSFDVIKHELDMLNADEYRANRLASGTGYDLGASTDWLKEVSRVGVRTQHTLTLSGGNARSNYRASIDYRDAKGVDRYSGRQEYGARFSVNHTTKSGLFTFNANLAPRIVYRKGAQWDVFRNAIEANPTTPIMDPRQPNLYYNFKGQMAGYNPVEMEKLEKHTGTTKLLDWDGTIKLNLFPLLLTNPGKQVLTTQLTFADHQYDNYNQWFRPSTSTLAIESGRTGEASQDYSKSSLHSLEWITNYSNSFGDHNVKVMAGYSYQYNKYSGLNASNKDFPNDALEDNDLGSGTFAKDEGEVDMGSYMNDNKLIAFFGRVSYDWKGRYMMTASLRHEGSSKFGKNYKWGNFPAVSFGWRISDEPFMQETKSWLTDLKLRADYGITGNQNFDSYKSLNTMSGFGYYIYNGKYYQVWGPGKNVNPNLRWEKGKNWNIGLDWTLFGGKLFGSFNYYNRKQQDLLGDYKVSIPPYLFDQTFVNVGTMRNSGFEFDITWNAVKTKDFSYSLNVIGATMSNKFVSFSNNNFEGQDYYDVVSPQDPYPFHTLQRIEKGRRIGSFYMLKYAGVDPQGRWIVYDKEGDKVLADNATDDDRQFLGNGLPKFTGSMTHTFRYKNIDLSLFFQTALGFDIFNIHDFYYGTKNFQGNVMDKAYSKNKIISQNPIVCDYFLEPGDYLKLSSINLGYTLNLNKKYVDAIRLYATASNLFTITKFSGIDPSNYQLNGLNPGATGSRTYFPSTRQFMIGMQLDF, from the coding sequence ATGCTGAATTCTAACAACCGATTAACAAGTAGACTTCTTGTTATTCTTTTCATGATGTGCATACCTCTTATAGGAGTTGCACAGAATGCATTCTCTGTTGAAGGTGTTGTGAAAGATGCCAACGGAGAGCCTATTATTGGTGCCAGCGTTGTAGAGAACGGTACACAAAATGGTACGGTTACCGACATCGAAGGTGCTTACAAGTTGAAAGTTAAGAATGGAAACGCCGCCTTAAAGATTTCATATTTAGGGTATAAAACACAGACAATTGCGTTGAATGGACGAGGAAAACTCGACGTGAAACTTGTCGATGATGCTGCTAATCTCGGTGAAGTTGTTGTGATAGGTTATGGCACTATGGACAAGAAAGAGCTTACTTCTGCGGTGTCACATGTGTCATCTAAGGACTTCACTCGTGTGGCAAGTGTAGACCCTTCCATGATGATTCAGGGTAAGGTTCCTGGCGTTTCAATTACCAATACGGGTGCAGGTGACCCGAATAATGAGGCAAGTATTCAGATACGTGGAGTCTCTTCACGTGCTGCAGGGCTTGGTCCTTTGATTGTAATTGACGGTGTTGTAGGGGGTAATTTGACGAATCTTAACCCCAATGACATTGAGAGTTTCGACATACTTAAAGACGGAGCAGCCAGTGCTATCTATGGAACGCGTGGTTCAAATGGTGTGATTCTTGTCACAACTAAAAAGGGAGAACGCGATGGAGTGCTTCATACTTCTTACAATGGTAACGTGTCTTTTGATGTTATTAAGCATGAACTTGACATGTTAAATGCCGATGAATACCGTGCGAATCGATTGGCTTCTGGTACTGGTTATGACCTTGGTGCTTCGACAGATTGGCTGAAAGAAGTAAGTAGAGTGGGTGTACGCACGCAGCATACACTAACATTAAGCGGTGGAAACGCACGTTCAAACTATCGCGCTTCTATTGATTATCGTGATGCAAAGGGTGTTGATAGATACTCTGGTCGCCAAGAGTATGGCGCACGTTTCTCTGTAAACCATACCACAAAGAGTGGCTTGTTTACCTTCAATGCCAATCTAGCGCCACGTATAGTATATAGAAAAGGTGCGCAGTGGGACGTCTTTCGGAACGCTATTGAGGCTAATCCTACGACGCCAATCATGGACCCTCGTCAGCCAAACTTATATTATAACTTCAAAGGACAGATGGCAGGTTACAACCCTGTTGAAATGGAAAAGTTAGAAAAGCATACGGGAACAACGAAGCTGTTAGACTGGGATGGTACGATAAAACTCAACCTCTTCCCGCTTCTTTTGACCAATCCCGGTAAGCAAGTACTGACAACTCAGCTCACGTTTGCAGACCATCAGTATGACAATTACAATCAATGGTTCCGCCCTTCTACCAGCACTTTAGCTATTGAATCAGGTCGAACGGGTGAGGCATCTCAGGATTACTCCAAATCTTCTTTACACAGTTTAGAGTGGATAACGAATTATAGTAACTCGTTTGGTGACCATAATGTAAAGGTTATGGCAGGCTACTCGTATCAATATAACAAGTATTCGGGGTTGAATGCAAGTAATAAAGACTTCCCCAATGATGCTTTGGAAGACAACGATCTCGGTTCAGGTACGTTTGCAAAAGACGAGGGTGAGGTCGACATGGGCTCTTATATGAACGACAATAAGCTTATTGCTTTCTTCGGACGCGTTAGCTATGACTGGAAAGGTCGCTACATGATGACAGCTTCTTTGCGTCATGAGGGCTCATCAAAGTTTGGTAAGAACTACAAGTGGGGTAACTTTCCAGCTGTTTCTTTCGGTTGGCGTATCTCGGATGAACCCTTTATGCAGGAGACAAAGAGCTGGCTTACAGACCTTAAACTGCGTGCAGACTACGGCATAACTGGTAATCAAAACTTCGATAGTTATAAGTCTTTGAACACTATGTCGGGCTTCGGCTACTATATATATAATGGTAAGTATTACCAGGTTTGGGGCCCAGGAAAGAACGTTAACCCTAATCTTCGCTGGGAGAAAGGCAAGAACTGGAACATTGGTCTTGACTGGACACTCTTCGGTGGCAAGCTTTTTGGTTCGTTCAACTACTATAATCGCAAGCAACAAGACCTCTTGGGAGACTACAAAGTGTCTATCCCTCCTTACTTGTTTGACCAGACTTTTGTCAACGTTGGTACCATGCGCAACAGTGGTTTCGAGTTCGATATCACATGGAATGCTGTAAAGACCAAAGACTTCAGTTACTCTTTGAATGTCATTGGCGCTACAATGAGCAACAAGTTTGTTAGCTTTAGCAACAACAACTTTGAGGGACAAGACTACTATGACGTAGTAAGTCCACAGGATCCTTACCCATTCCACACGCTACAACGTATCGAAAAGGGACGCCGTATCGGTAGTTTCTATATGCTAAAGTATGCCGGAGTAGACCCACAAGGCCGTTGGATTGTTTATGATAAAGAAGGAGATAAGGTGCTCGCGGATAATGCAACAGACGATGATCGCCAGTTCCTTGGCAACGGACTTCCTAAGTTTACAGGTTCAATGACCCACACTTTCCGTTACAAAAACATTGACCTCTCGTTGTTCTTCCAAACAGCTTTGGGCTTTGATATCTTCAATATTCACGATTTCTACTATGGAACGAAGAACTTCCAAGGCAATGTTATGGACAAGGCTTATAGCAAAAACAAGATCATTTCGCAGAATCCTATCGTCTGTGATTACTTCCTTGAGCCAGGCGATTACCTCAAATTATCGTCTATAAACCTTGGATATACGTTGAATTTGAATAAGAAATACGTTGATGCTATACGTCTTTATGCAACGGCAAGTAACCTATTCACCATCACAAAGTTCTCGGGAATAGACCCTTCTAACTATCAGTTGAATGGGTTAAATCCTGGTGCTACGGGTTCACGTACTTACTTCCCGTCTACCCGTCAGTTTATGATTGGTATGCAACTTGATTTCTAA
- a CDS encoding winged helix-turn-helix transcriptional regulator, with amino-acid sequence MVVDTLFPTCPVRNVLARLCEPDALWVIQLLGERQMMTPDELCQEMKGLNQNQILAAVTLLVEDNIMILNGKSYRLSPLGKSLLPAVKELIDWCIQHETCFLPQ; translated from the coding sequence ATGGTAGTCGACACGCTTTTTCCCACTTGTCCGGTTCGCAATGTCCTCGCAAGGCTTTGCGAACCCGACGCATTATGGGTCATTCAGCTGCTGGGCGAAAGGCAAATGATGACACCAGATGAGCTCTGTCAAGAGATGAAAGGGCTGAACCAAAATCAAATCTTGGCTGCAGTTACCCTCCTTGTAGAGGATAATATCATGATACTCAACGGGAAAAGCTATCGTCTTTCGCCTTTAGGAAAGTCGCTGTTGCCTGCTGTAAAGGAACTGATAGACTGGTGCATACAACATGAAACATGCTTTCTGCCACAATAA
- a CDS encoding winged helix-turn-helix transcriptional regulator, translating into MKNNEIRNALYPNCPVRNVLSRVGDKWSMLILFTLESHPTIRFKELQRNIPDISQKILTATLKTLEADGLIKREVFPEVPPRVEYSLTAKGLSLLPLIDNLLTWASDNMEDIIASRKQFYLK; encoded by the coding sequence ATGAAAAACAATGAAATTCGCAATGCACTCTATCCTAATTGCCCTGTACGCAACGTGCTTTCACGTGTGGGAGACAAGTGGTCTATGCTGATATTGTTCACCTTGGAAAGTCATCCTACAATTAGATTTAAGGAATTGCAGCGCAATATTCCCGATATTTCGCAGAAGATTTTGACAGCAACGCTCAAGACACTTGAGGCAGATGGATTGATAAAACGTGAGGTCTTTCCCGAAGTTCCGCCTCGTGTGGAGTATTCATTGACTGCGAAAGGCCTGTCGCTTCTGCCACTTATTGACAATCTTCTCACGTGGGCATCAGACAACATGGAAGACATTATAGCCTCCCGAAAGCAGTTTTATCTCAAATAA
- a CDS encoding DUF6377 domain-containing protein, with product MKAVVNDHLIDRLDSILKLQSLQIEGKEREIKTLKTRLNHERNGLQKLQLCDQLYEAYHVFQFDSAMTYVEKGLQFANNLHNKTYYADNLIHKAELLAIGGLYSEALQTIELVDTTDLSRRQFFNYYLTHFRIYSYWSDFCNDAIYAPRYRQYARTNLSLAMPFLDKTDRTYEYYQGEYCGYILNDPIEAQQHYLKAIAMTPENSRVHAMACFALACTYSAPNEISLYERYIVMACISDARSLTMENLALQVLAMYILEHGHGNLDIAAAQRYINISLENAKFYNNRLRILEISDRLPAIVDSYQAQLSERNTNLRNTLFAISLLAVFLIAAIGFIFMQNNRLTQSRHKLQETNNRLSEMNKQQSFLNEQLHDLNEQLVKTNKKREGLVRLYIDLCSRYINRLKKQQTLVKRKIKANQAQELLSQLSSERLSEEDAATFLSRFDRAFLDLYPTFPQELNALLLPDCQIIQPSSHAMTTEQRIMALVRLGVNESAEIANLLFYSPQTIYNYRSAIKAKAILKESFESEVAKLCTVIG from the coding sequence ATGAAGGCAGTAGTTAATGACCATCTTATCGACCGATTGGATAGCATATTAAAGCTCCAATCTCTACAAATTGAAGGCAAAGAACGAGAAATAAAGACGCTAAAGACAAGATTAAATCACGAGAGAAATGGACTCCAAAAGCTTCAACTCTGCGACCAACTTTACGAAGCTTACCATGTGTTTCAATTTGATTCAGCCATGACTTACGTAGAGAAGGGACTGCAATTTGCCAATAATTTACATAATAAAACCTATTATGCCGACAACCTTATTCATAAGGCTGAGCTGCTGGCTATCGGCGGATTATACAGTGAGGCGCTGCAAACCATCGAACTTGTAGATACAACAGACCTCAGCAGACGACAGTTTTTCAACTATTATTTGACACATTTCCGCATCTATTCCTACTGGAGTGACTTCTGCAACGATGCCATCTATGCTCCTCGTTACCGCCAATATGCACGCACAAATCTTAGTCTTGCCATGCCTTTTCTCGATAAAACAGACCGCACTTATGAGTATTATCAGGGCGAGTATTGTGGCTATATTCTCAATGATCCAATAGAGGCGCAGCAACATTATCTTAAGGCTATTGCCATGACTCCAGAGAATTCACGTGTTCATGCCATGGCATGTTTCGCCTTAGCCTGTACATATTCGGCCCCAAATGAAATCTCTCTTTACGAACGTTACATTGTAATGGCATGCATTAGTGATGCCCGTAGTCTGACAATGGAGAACCTTGCACTCCAAGTTTTGGCCATGTATATTCTCGAACACGGCCATGGTAATCTTGACATTGCAGCCGCACAACGTTACATTAACATCTCTCTTGAGAACGCAAAGTTCTATAACAACCGCCTACGTATTCTCGAAATATCCGACCGCTTGCCAGCCATTGTCGACAGTTATCAGGCACAACTCAGCGAACGCAACACCAATTTACGCAACACTCTCTTTGCCATTTCACTGCTGGCCGTGTTCCTTATCGCTGCCATCGGCTTCATCTTTATGCAAAACAACCGACTGACACAGAGCCGACATAAGCTACAAGAGACCAACAATCGCCTTTCTGAAATGAACAAACAGCAAAGCTTTCTTAACGAACAACTTCATGATTTAAATGAACAACTCGTTAAAACGAACAAGAAACGTGAAGGACTTGTGCGGCTATATATTGACCTTTGCTCTCGATATATCAACAGATTAAAGAAGCAACAGACGCTCGTGAAACGAAAAATCAAGGCTAATCAAGCCCAAGAACTACTCAGTCAGTTGTCTTCTGAGCGTCTTTCCGAAGAGGATGCAGCTACATTTCTCTCACGCTTTGACCGCGCTTTCCTCGACCTCTACCCTACCTTTCCTCAGGAACTCAACGCACTTCTGCTGCCCGATTGCCAGATAATACAACCCAGTTCGCATGCAATGACAACCGAACAACGCATCATGGCACTCGTTCGTTTGGGCGTAAACGAAAGCGCAGAAATAGCAAACCTGCTCTTCTACTCCCCACAAACCATTTATAATTACAGGTCGGCTATCAAGGCAAAGGCTATACTCAAAGAGTCGTTTGAAAGCGAAGTGGCTAAATTATGCACAGTGATTGGATAG
- a CDS encoding NUDIX hydrolase, whose translation MMLLERMAVCPLCGSSHFVLDSEKSRRCRDCGFEYFMNPSSANVALIFNQQQELLVVRRKNAPAKGTLDLPGGFADMNETAEEGVIREVKEETGLEVTALRYLFSFPNQYEFSGVTLPTLDLFFACEVADERHVKALDDAAEAFWMPLEKINPNAFGLDSIRRGVEKFVKARKTTT comes from the coding sequence ATGATGCTTTTAGAAAGAATGGCAGTCTGTCCGCTTTGCGGTTCTTCTCATTTCGTTCTTGACAGCGAAAAGAGTCGCCGTTGCAGGGATTGTGGCTTTGAATATTTTATGAACCCCAGCAGTGCTAACGTGGCATTGATCTTCAATCAGCAACAGGAACTGCTCGTTGTGAGGCGGAAAAACGCTCCCGCAAAAGGCACTCTCGACCTTCCCGGAGGCTTTGCTGATATGAATGAAACGGCAGAAGAGGGGGTTATCCGTGAGGTAAAGGAGGAAACAGGCCTTGAAGTTACGGCACTTCGCTATTTATTCAGTTTCCCCAATCAGTATGAGTTCAGTGGTGTAACCTTGCCCACGCTCGACCTTTTCTTTGCTTGTGAGGTGGCCGATGAGCGTCATGTGAAGGCTTTGGACGATGCAGCTGAAGCCTTTTGGATGCCGTTAGAGAAAATCAATCCCAATGCGTTCGGTCTTGACTCCATACGAAGAGGAGTTGAAAAGTTCGTGAAAGCAAGGAAGACAACAACTTGA
- a CDS encoding plasmid pRiA4b ORF-3 family protein yields MSRKNFIKCITDLFNFIKENRSKLVKEKLLSVTKAHEFGEFVVNYCTADAAADALRLRLYLEDIWQCVTSMSRKLDKRLTEMPELRTDKTVRQFEKRCHEVEIETKKNIKGGLKKAIEAYPLKDFFRLVTEQASGKHVTAEDIVSALSMFPETENNKKQETTSAKEQPFHGQTAFHDEACHPVLGKPLNYITPQSIGEDEDDLWLGNGEWQDEEDDFEGKLCERLNLDDYDWQSFDGWVAHPIAIYKPAIGVWKYRLRISLDGIKPAIWREIEVPSTITLPSLAAAILLSMGWTEEHLHQFIVRQGWQSTFYVSSMQEILDGTMPPDNKDGRRYCIGDLLKRKGDKVTFEYDYGDCWLHTVALVDHDGYGDEKKEVKLLAGERACPPNDCGGVSGYQRLCLLMEKPASAEALEEMEWLGYRFDPELFPLKKAQRIVKKCNR; encoded by the coding sequence ATGAGCAGGAAGAATTTCATCAAATGTATTACAGACCTGTTCAATTTTATAAAAGAGAATCGGTCAAAACTCGTAAAGGAGAAGTTGTTGTCGGTCACAAAAGCTCACGAATTCGGCGAATTTGTCGTGAATTATTGTACGGCCGATGCTGCTGCCGATGCCCTGCGACTCCGCTTATACCTTGAAGATATCTGGCAATGTGTTACTTCCATGAGCCGAAAACTCGACAAACGGCTGACTGAAATGCCCGAACTGCGAACCGACAAAACGGTGAGACAGTTTGAGAAACGATGTCATGAGGTGGAAATTGAGACCAAGAAAAACATTAAAGGTGGGCTGAAAAAAGCCATAGAAGCCTATCCCTTAAAAGATTTTTTCAGGTTAGTGACTGAACAGGCAAGCGGTAAGCACGTAACGGCCGAAGACATTGTGTCGGCACTTTCGATGTTTCCTGAAACGGAAAACAACAAGAAACAGGAAACAACATCAGCCAAAGAACAGCCTTTCCATGGTCAGACGGCTTTCCATGATGAAGCCTGTCACCCCGTATTGGGCAAGCCCTTGAACTACATAACGCCACAGAGCATAGGCGAAGATGAAGATGATTTATGGCTTGGAAATGGGGAGTGGCAAGATGAAGAAGACGATTTCGAGGGAAAACTCTGTGAGCGACTCAACCTCGATGACTACGACTGGCAGAGCTTTGACGGCTGGGTGGCACATCCCATTGCTATCTATAAGCCGGCAATTGGTGTATGGAAATACCGCCTCCGCATATCCCTCGATGGTATTAAACCCGCTATATGGCGCGAAATTGAAGTGCCGTCAACAATCACTTTGCCCTCTTTGGCCGCCGCAATCCTGCTTTCCATGGGCTGGACTGAAGAGCATTTACATCAGTTTATCGTGCGCCAAGGCTGGCAATCCACTTTCTATGTTTCCTCTATGCAAGAGATTTTAGACGGTACAATGCCTCCGGATAATAAGGACGGACGCCGTTATTGCATTGGAGATCTGCTGAAACGGAAGGGCGATAAAGTCACTTTCGAATATGATTATGGCGACTGTTGGCTCCACACGGTAGCGCTTGTAGACCACGACGGATATGGAGATGAGAAGAAAGAAGTGAAACTTCTTGCGGGCGAACGGGCCTGTCCGCCCAACGACTGCGGTGGAGTTTCGGGCTATCAGCGCCTTTGTCTGCTGATGGAAAAACCTGCTTCGGCCGAAGCTTTGGAAGAAATGGAATGGCTTGGCTACCGTTTTGACCCTGAATTATTCCCACTCAAGAAAGCTCAGAGGATAGTAAAGAAGTGCAACCGATAG
- a CDS encoding tetratricopeptide repeat protein: MDVKTVFELRKQGRIEEAYAAIRPLYAQHKGHYTTIAMFWIGVDMMRLRYQQRRLEEAYKIFQSLLRLYPTMDDRDYKGQTAMMRAAILVFDHHPAFSMLDFITAWGIERLSEEDWMMGQTNGHLVPSTAIRIVGKVFKEVEAKPTVDMALRAVPILSEALKHSPYNMNFQRHKALIYKIMGKKDKAIHIYRRLIQNHKRQSYLFHEFSRLVDDPQQRIALLCKAISTQRDERFNQHMRFVLAGLLYDVDKSRARYELDKCLEARRKAGYTITWDMQNLEATLAETPPVSEASQREFYRSQEAVVWRI; encoded by the coding sequence ATGGATGTGAAGACTGTTTTTGAACTGCGAAAGCAGGGGAGAATCGAGGAAGCTTATGCTGCAATCCGACCTCTCTACGCACAACATAAGGGACATTACACCACGATTGCCATGTTTTGGATAGGCGTTGACATGATGCGTTTGCGTTATCAGCAGCGACGGTTAGAGGAGGCTTACAAGATATTTCAAAGTCTTTTGCGCCTCTACCCCACCATGGACGACCGCGATTATAAGGGACAAACGGCCATGATGCGTGCTGCAATACTCGTCTTCGACCACCATCCTGCATTCTCAATGCTTGACTTTATTACCGCCTGGGGCATCGAACGGCTCTCTGAAGAGGATTGGATGATGGGCCAGACGAATGGACATCTCGTGCCATCGACGGCAATCCGCATCGTCGGTAAAGTGTTTAAGGAGGTCGAAGCAAAGCCAACGGTCGACATGGCACTAAGGGCTGTGCCGATATTGAGCGAGGCTTTGAAGCACAGTCCCTATAACATGAACTTCCAACGCCATAAGGCTTTAATTTATAAAATCATGGGAAAGAAAGACAAGGCCATTCATATTTACCGCCGATTGATACAAAATCATAAGCGGCAGTCTTATCTCTTTCATGAGTTTTCGAGGCTTGTTGACGACCCACAACAGCGGATAGCCCTGCTCTGTAAAGCCATTTCAACACAGCGCGACGAGCGTTTCAACCAGCATATGCGCTTCGTTTTAGCCGGCTTATTGTATGATGTCGACAAGTCGCGGGCACGCTATGAACTTGACAAATGCTTGGAAGCACGCCGAAAAGCGGGCTATACGATTACGTGGGACATGCAGAACTTAGAGGCAACTCTGGCCGAAACACCTCCGGTAAGCGAGGCTTCTCAGCGCGAATTCTACCGCAGTCAGGAGGCTGTTGTGTGGAGAATATAA